The Malus domestica chromosome 10, GDT2T_hap1 genome contains a region encoding:
- the LOC103446461 gene encoding 3',5'-bisphosphate nucleotidase AHL-like — MAIKFSHNLGLEKWNDNKLTRSNKIHLNFSGKFGCSLSKFRKTQSFPVMEGLKSSSLLAPEPVINYSQELDVAVRAVQLACSLCQRVQNSLISKNSNGVQSKDDNSPVTVADWSVQATVSWILSESFGSSNVSIIAEEDIQNLSMAKAGGVLKDVVKTVNECLAEAPRFGLKSPKMALGTTEVLEAISRCNSLGGPAGRFWTLDPVDGTLGFVRGDQYAIALALIEDGEVVLGVLGCPNYPMRKEWLNYHHRYHRIISKLTPPTSESWDKGCVIYARRGSGEAWMQPLLHVNKNLVWPNSAKPVRVSSIDNPALATFCEPVEKENSSHSFTAGLAHSVGLRKQPLRVYSMVKYAAIARGDAEIFMKFARAGYREKIWDHAAGVVIIQEAGGVVTDAGGRPLDFSKGIYLEGLDRGVVATAGANLHDKIIRAVDASWDSSSL, encoded by the exons ATGGCTATAAAATTCTCGCACAATTTGGGTCTTGAAAAATGGAATGACAACAAGTTGACACGCAGCAACAAAATCCACCTCAACTTTTCTGGGAAATTTGGCTGCTCCTTATCCAAGTTCAGGAAAACCCAATCCTTCCCAGTAATGGAGGGCCTGAAAAGTTCGAGCCTTTTGGCCCCCGAGCCAGTGATTAATTACTCCCAGGAATTGGATGTGGCTGTTAGAGCTGTGCAATTGGCTTGTTCTCTCTGCCAGAGAGTTCAGAACAGTTTGATTTCGAAGAACAGCAATGGGGTCCAATCCAAAGATGATAACTCTCCTGTCACTGTGGCAG ATTGGAGTGTCCAAGCAACTGTGAGCTGGATACTGTCCGAGTCTTTTGGGAGCAGCAACGTGTCCATTATTGCTGAAGAAGATATTCAAAATTTGTCCATGGCAAAGGCAGGTGGAGTGCTAAAAGATGTAGTGAAAACTGTGAACGAATGTCTAGCTGAAGCACCTCGTTTTGGACTTAAAAGTCCGAAAATGGCCCTTGGGACTACAGAGGTTCTTGAAGCCATCAGTCGGTGCAACTCACTTGGAGGCCCGGCTGGGAGATTTTGGACACTTGACCCCGTTGATGGCACATTGGGTTTTGTCCGCGGTGATCAATATGCAATAGCTCTGGCTTTAATAGAGGATGGAGAAGTTGTGCTTGGAGTTCTTGGCTGTCCTAATTACCCAATGAGAAAGGAATGGCTCAATTATCATCACCGGTATCATAGAATTATATCTAAATTGACACCACCAACGTCAGAATCTTGGGACAAAGGCTGTGTGATATATGCTAGAAGAGGCAGCGGCGAGGCTTGGATGCAACCGCTGCTCCATGTAAATAAGAACTTAGTGTGGCCAAACTCTGCAAAACCTGTCCGAGTGTCGTCCATAGATAATCCAGCACTGGCAACATTTTGTGAACCTGTTGAGAAGGAAAATTCAAGTCATTCCTTCACTGCAGGGCTAGCTCACAGTGTCGGGCTTAG GAAGCAGCCACTGCGAGTATACAGCATGGTGAAGTACGCAGCTATAGCTCGTGGAGATGCCGAGATTTTTATGAAGTTTGCAAGGGCTGGCTACAGGGAGAAGATTTGGGATCATGCAGCCGGCGTTGTTATCATACAAGAGGCTGGTGGGGTGGTTACAGATGCCGGAGGGCGTCCACTGGACTTTTCGAAGGGCATATACTTGGAAGGCCTTGATCGAGGTGTAGTAGCTACTGCTGGAGCCAATCTACATGACAAGATCATCAGGGCCGTTGATGCTAGCTGGGACTCCTCCAGTCTATAA